The Flavobacterium sp. IMCC34852 genome contains the following window.
AATTGCACTCATTTTATTAATATATTAATAATATGAGCAAAAAACTACTTTGTCTTTGCTAATTTTACATTTTAATACGATAAAAATGTCTAAAAGCATAAAAAAGATTGGAGTTTTAACTTCAGGTGGTGATTCACCGGGAATGAATGCTGCTATTCGTTCTGTTGTCAGAACATGTGCCTATCACAACATAGAGTGTATAGGGATTTACAGAGGTTATCAAGGAATGATTGAAGGCGATTTTAAAGAAATGGGTCCGCGTAGTGTAAACAATATTGTAAACAAAGGCGGAACGATCTTAAAATCGGCGCGTTCCAAAGAATTCATGACCAAAGAAGGTCGCCAAAAAGCCCATCAAAATTTAGTAAGCGCGGGCGTTGATGCTTTGGTAGTTATCGGCGGTGACGGTTCGTTTACCGGTGCCGAAGTATTCAATGAAGAGTATGGTTTTCCGGTAATGGGAATTCCGGGGACTATTGACAATGATATTTTTGGTACCAGTCATACTTTAGGATACGATACCGCTTTGAATACCGTGGTTGAATGCATTGATAAAATCAGAGATACGGCCAGTTCCCACAATCGATTGTTTTTTGTAGAAGTGATGGGAAGAGATGCCGGTCATATCGCACTTAATGCCGGAATCGGAGCAGGAGCTGAAGAAATTTTGATTCCCGAAGAAGATTTAGGTTTAGACAGACTATTAGAATCACTTCAAAAAAGTAAAGCTTCCGGAAAATCTTCCAGCATTGTGGTGGTA
Protein-coding sequences here:
- the pfkA gene encoding 6-phosphofructokinase; this translates as MSKSIKKIGVLTSGGDSPGMNAAIRSVVRTCAYHNIECIGIYRGYQGMIEGDFKEMGPRSVNNIVNKGGTILKSARSKEFMTKEGRQKAHQNLVSAGVDALVVIGGDGSFTGAEVFNEEYGFPVMGIPGTIDNDIFGTSHTLGYDTALNTVVECIDKIRDTASSHNRLFFVEVMGRDAGHIALNAGIGAGAEEILIPEEDLGLDRLLESLQKSKASGKSSSIVVVAEGEKMGKNVFQLKDYIEEHLPEYDIRVSVLGHMQRGGSPSCYDRVLASRLGVKAVESLLEGKTNFMVGVLADKIELTPLEQAIKGHSEIDRELLRVSDIMST